One Acropora palmata chromosome 2, jaAcrPala1.3, whole genome shotgun sequence genomic window carries:
- the LOC141874544 gene encoding uncharacterized protein LOC141874544: MIGGGSVVSRLVHECVTCRRLRAKVQEQKMADLPAERLTPTPPFTYCAVDYFGPWYVREGRKELKRYGVLFTCLVTRAIHLEVANSLETGSYINALRRFICRRGPVRQMRSDNGSNFIGARRELKEALAEMDQNQVRQEMLKERCDSFELKLNVPTASHMGGIWERQIRIVRSVLCTLLEKNGHQMNDEALRTFMCEAEAVVNSRPLTAEGTASSDTAEPLTPNHFLTVKTKVVLPPPGKFTSSDLYSRKWWRRV; the protein is encoded by the coding sequence ATGATAGGCGGTGGCTCAGTAGTCTCAAGATTAGTCCATGAATGCGTCACTTGTAGAAGGCTTAGAGCGAAAGTGCAAGAACAGAAAATGGCAGATCTCCCAGCAGAAAGGTTGACACCTACCCCTCCTTTCACATATTGCGCAGTGGATTATTTCGGACCCTGGTACGTGAGAGAAGGGCGCAAGGAACTTAAGAGATATGGGGTATTGTTCACATGCCTAGTAACAAGGGCTATCCACCTGGAAGTTGCCAACTCCTTGGAAACAGGTTCCTACATCAACGCCCTTCGCCGCTTCATATGCAGGCGTGGTCCCGTGCGTCAGATGCGTAGCGACAATGGCTCGAATTTCATAGGAGCAAGGAGAGAGCTGAAGGAAGCGCTTGCTGAAATGGACCAAAATCAAGTAAGACAAGAGATGCTGAAAGAGAGGTGTGACTCGTTCGAGCTCAAACTCAACGTCCCGACTGCCAGTCACATGGGTGGAATTTGGGAGCGCCAAATAAGAATCGTGAGAAGCGTGCTTTGCACCCTACTAGAGAAAAACGGCCATCAAATGAACGACGAAGCTCTACGGACCTTCATGTGCGAAGCGGAGGCAGTAGTTAACAGCCGACCTCTAACAGCTGAGGGTACCGCATCATCAGACACAGCAGAACCACTCACTCCTAACCACTTCCTGACTGTGAAAACGAAGGTAGTTTTGCCTCCGCCAGGAAAATTCACTTCCTCTGACCTGTACTCAAGAAAATGGTGGCGACGGGTTTAA